TCCAATTCCACCGAGGGTTTTGCTTATAATTCAATTATTATTTGACCCAGATCAATCGCTCATGTTATAGATTTAATTCGTCTATTctaatttgtatttatttatttattgacctGATTGATATAGGGTTTTGATTTAAAGATCGTATTTTGATACAGGGTTTTGATTAATGTGTCAATTAAGATCTGGTATTCTGTAATTTGATAATTGAAGTGATCTTTTTTACAATGCACATGCCTGATCATCTGAATTTTGGTGAAAATATTAGTTGTTATAAATACCTTCAAATTAATCATAGTTACAATAGTCTCAAGTAGTTCACTTCTAATTATAATCCAACTGTTGAATATACATACATGCAATAATAACTACTCCGTATAATGCAGCCTGAAAAACTAAGTAGGGGATTTAAAAATTACGTTTATGATGCCTTATTAAATTAAATTCTCAAGAAAATGCAATACACCAGTTGGCCCCTGTCTGATAATCGCAGTTAAAATGACTTGCTATTAGTTACGCTGAATGTCACTGAAAAGATTGTGTTTTGCATCACCATTAAGAAAATTTTGTCACGAtcacatgttttttttttaaaccggTGATCAAGATACTAGGAAGCATTATCTGAAATTTGTATGCTTTGTATAAAGAGTTGTGCAACTATTGTTTGTGTGTCTCATTGTGTTATAAAGACCTTTAACTGTTTTTTGTTCTTGCAAATTTTGGCCATTGGGATTTTGTAACTGTGTTGGATGAAAATGGAACTGTGTACCCTAAATCTGAATGACTACTATCTGAGCAATCACCCAATCAATCAATTAGAGTTACCCAGTTTTTATTAAACTACTAAAAATTGCTTCAATTTTAAAGTTATGTTGTGATAATATTATTCAACATCTTATAAATCATTTGTTATTGAATGCTTTAGATGGTTAAAaagatcaataatttgttataatgTTGATTTACCAAACAAATATACTATCGAGTGTTTAATTCATTCATATCTGTCTTCTATTAAACACAATCGGTTTTTTGTTATCAAGCAGGTCATAAGTTTCACCAGTTCAAGAATTTTTTTCGTGAGGCCTAGGTTCACATATGAGCTTTAATGGCCGACCAACCTAAGTTTTCAGCCGGATACTCTGTTGGAATCACCCCATCCACCCCTGAGGCACAATCAAGTAGACCCGATAATAAAGTAAGTCCTCCTCCTCCTCCTTTTACAACTACCGCGGGCCCCAGATTTACACCGCCCACTATACAACCCAACCGGATACCTTCCCTTTCACCTTCTACAAAAGGTTCACAATCGCCGTTATCTGCAAATGGTGTTAGAACGGGAAGCCCTCATTTGAGCACACCACCAGGTCCGCCTGTTTTTTCTTCGCCGGTAAAACCTGCTGCCGTGCCGTTTAGAACGTCTCCATCGACTCCTCAGCCAGTTGTGTTCTCGGCAGTTCCATCTTCGTCCGCTTCACCCCCATCAAGTTTTTCAGAAGGCGCAAATGAGTTTCAGCGCCAGGTTTCGAATGATGCAGATGACATTGCTTCTCTTACTGATGCACCAAATGTTCTACTTTCTGCACGTAAGGTATTCCTTTCTTTTAATCATACACATTAACATATTTTCTCTTGCAGAAAATTGCGAACAGTAGAAGTGTACTTTACATTCATTTTTTGTTACCAAAACTAGTTGCATTTTGAGagcctatataaaaaaaaatcaatttcGACAGCATGCTCGGTTTTTTTGTCGTAATTTCCCTAAAAATTCATTTTTGAGCAGTAAAAGTTAGAAATGATTTGAaagtatgtattttgtttaatataACTATCGTTGAACGGTACCCATCATTTATGGCACAAATTAGAGGTAAAGTTTTGACCTTTTCCATTTATTAATGGATCAATTGGTTATACTTGATCTCTAATGGGTCAAGTGTGTAATTCCAAGATATTACCTAAAACAAGAGCAACCTAATGTGTTGGAAGTTGCCTAACATATAGTTAGAAGCATACGATATAAGCTGTTTTTTTAACAATTAGATATATATCACAATAATGTATCTGTAATTATATCTAACACATGGATTATTTGATAAAAAAGACTTAAGATCCTGATCTAAATCCCTTGTGATTAGCATTGAAAGTAGCTCTTTTTTGACCCGTTACTCAACCTGCCCGTTTGCCACCTTTAGCATAAAGAAAGATTATAAACATGAACCACTTTTGTTTGTGTATATGTAGGTACTGAAACAAAAGAAACTGATGAATGTACCGAGCTTGGGTTTCGGGGCATTGGTTTCTCCAGGACGTGAAGTTCTGCAAGGTCCACAAATAATTCACCGGGACCCGCATCGCTGCCAAAATTGTGGAGCTTATGCAAGTCTTTATTGCAACATATTACTCGGATCAGGCCAGTGGCAGTGTGTAATATGCCGAAATCTGAATGGTAGTGAAGGCGAATACATATCTTCCAACAAAGAAGAACTTCTTAATCTACCAGAATTAGCATTTCCAATGGTCGATTATGTTCAAACAGGGAATAGAAGACCCGGTTTTGTTCCTGTTACCGATTCTAGAATGTCGACACCAATCGTTCTCGTTGTAGATGATTGTTTAGACGAACCACATCTCCAACATCTACAAAGCTCTTTACATGCATTTCTAGACTCCCTTTCCCCCACAACAAGGATTGGCATCATATTATACGGACGTGCGGTTTCGGTTTACGATTTTTCTGAAGCATCGACTGCTTCGGCGGATGTTTTACCGGGCGATGTTTCTCCAAGTCAAGAGTCGTTGAAACAACTTGTTTATGGAACCGGTCTTTATTTGTCTCCGATTCATGCTTCGTTACCTGTGGCGCATTCCATATTTTCATCTTTGAGTCCGTATAAATTGAATCTTCCAGAAGCTTCTAGAGACCGTTGCATGGGTGTTGCAATAGAGGTTGCTTTAGCGATTATTCAAGGACCATCAGGCGAAATGTCACAAGGGGTTGTGAAAAAACCTGGAGGTAGTAGTAGAATAATTGTTTGTGCCAGTGGACCTAATACACGTGGCCCCGGATCCGTCCCGCATTCGTTTAGTCATCCAAACTATCCCCACTTGGAGAAAACCGCGTTAAAATGGATGGATCATTTGGGTCGTGAAGCTCATAAGCATAATACCTTAATTGACATCTTATGTGCCGGAACATGTCCTGTAAGAGTTCCTGTTTTACAGCCTCTTGCAAAAGCATCTGGTGGGATCTTGATTCTGCATGACGATTTTGGTGAGGCTTTCGGTGTGAACCTTCAGCGAGCGGCTAACCGTGCAGCAGGTTCTCACGGTTTGATGGAGATACGTTGTTCGGATGACATAAACGTATCTCAAGTTATAGGCCCAGGAGAAGAGGCACGTACGGATAATCATGAAGCTTTTAAGAATGATAATTCAGTATCAATACAAATGTTAAGTGTGGAAGAAACACAGTGTTTTGCAGTGTCAATGGAGACACGTGGAAACATTATAAGCGATTACGTGTATCTTCAATTCAGTATTCTGTTTTCGAATTTGTACCAAGCGGATATCACAAGGGTTATTACGGTTAGATTGCCGACAGTCGATAGTGTTTCAGCTTATCTTGATAGTGTTGAGGATGAAGTGGCAGCAGTTCTTATTGCTAAGAGGAGTCTTTTACGGGCTAAAAATTTCTCAGATGCAATTGATATGCGGAAAACAGTAGatgaaagaattaaagatataacaAGTAGATTTGGATCCCAAATGCCAAAATCAAAGCTTTACCAGTTTCCAAAAGAGTTGTCTGGTTTACCTGAGCTATTATTTCATCTTAGGAGGGGTCCACTTTTGGGTAGCATACTTGGACATGAGGACGAGAGGTCGGTTTTGCGAGATATATTTTTGAATGCATCGTTTGATCTGTCTCTTCGAATGGTGGCTCCTAGATGTCTTATGCATCGTGAAGAAGGCACTTTTGAGGAGCTGCCAGCTCACGATCTTGTAATGCAATCTGATGCGGCTGTTGTTCTTGACCATGGGACTGATGTCTTCATATGGTTGGTATGTTATCTGGCTAATTAAAACTCTCATAAATTGTTTTCTTAAGAAAGGTTTGGTTATCATGATCGCATTTTACATATTATGTGGATACTTGAGAAAATAATAATATTCTGTTATACTgattttcaatgatatatataatatatttgttttaatcTTTTAGAAATCACATTCTTATCTTGTTTAAAAATGGTCTGAGTATTAATTGTTGGTGAGTTGTATTCAGGGTGCGGAACTTGCTGCTCAAGACGGAAGAAGTGCGGCAGCCTTAGCAGCCTGCAGAACGTTGGCGGAGGAACTTACCGAGACGAGGTTCCCGGCTCCTAGAATTCTTGCATTCAAGGTAATATTTgttatctttttttttcttttcttcaaatcatattagatatatattCTTAAACGTTTAATGGGATTGTTTTTTTAACAGGAGGGCAGCTCTCAGGCGAGGTATTTCGTGTCTCGGCTAATACCTGCACACAAGGACCCTCCTTATGAGCAAGTGAGTTGACTATAATACGAAGAGCTAACACTTTTGATTTATGTACCTTTAAATGTGTTGATGTGGGTGATTTTATAATCTGAAACCTGCCATATGTAAACAACAGTTTAAAATGGTAAAAAATGGGTAATGGTTAAATGGGATGAACAGGTCACATTTGATAAAAGTCCCCCTTAGTTTATTTTTAAAGCATACCACCTCTTAAGTTGTTTTCAAAGGTTAAAATTAAGTAATAAATACCCTTTTTGTAATGATTTTTATTTCATCAATTATTTATTCAAAATAAAGAAGACAATGAAATGTGTTTCAAGCCAACCCGACCCGTTTTTGACCAGTTCCCCAACCAATCCAACCCTCCC
The window above is part of the Rutidosis leptorrhynchoides isolate AG116_Rl617_1_P2 chromosome 1, CSIRO_AGI_Rlap_v1, whole genome shotgun sequence genome. Proteins encoded here:
- the LOC139886386 gene encoding protein transport protein SEC23 A-like; this translates as MADQPKFSAGYSVGITPSTPEAQSSRPDNKVSPPPPPFTTTAGPRFTPPTIQPNRIPSLSPSTKGSQSPLSANGVRTGSPHLSTPPGPPVFSSPVKPAAVPFRTSPSTPQPVVFSAVPSSSASPPSSFSEGANEFQRQVSNDADDIASLTDAPNVLLSARKVLKQKKLMNVPSLGFGALVSPGREVLQGPQIIHRDPHRCQNCGAYASLYCNILLGSGQWQCVICRNLNGSEGEYISSNKEELLNLPELAFPMVDYVQTGNRRPGFVPVTDSRMSTPIVLVVDDCLDEPHLQHLQSSLHAFLDSLSPTTRIGIILYGRAVSVYDFSEASTASADVLPGDVSPSQESLKQLVYGTGLYLSPIHASLPVAHSIFSSLSPYKLNLPEASRDRCMGVAIEVALAIIQGPSGEMSQGVVKKPGGSSRIIVCASGPNTRGPGSVPHSFSHPNYPHLEKTALKWMDHLGREAHKHNTLIDILCAGTCPVRVPVLQPLAKASGGILILHDDFGEAFGVNLQRAANRAAGSHGLMEIRCSDDINVSQVIGPGEEARTDNHEAFKNDNSVSIQMLSVEETQCFAVSMETRGNIISDYVYLQFSILFSNLYQADITRVITVRLPTVDSVSAYLDSVEDEVAAVLIAKRSLLRAKNFSDAIDMRKTVDERIKDITSRFGSQMPKSKLYQFPKELSGLPELLFHLRRGPLLGSILGHEDERSVLRDIFLNASFDLSLRMVAPRCLMHREEGTFEELPAHDLVMQSDAAVVLDHGTDVFIWLGAELAAQDGRSAAALAACRTLAEELTETRFPAPRILAFKEGSSQARYFVSRLIPAHKDPPYEQEARFPQLRTLSAEQRTKLKSSFIHFEEPSFSEWMHSLKVLAPEPS